The Salmo salar unplaced genomic scaffold, Ssal_v3.1, whole genome shotgun sequence DNA window AGGTAATGTAAACGGTGTTCTAATACTCACAGTAGAAGGATTTGTCTTAATGTACAGTAATATCAAAGTGATGCTATGAAAAGGATTATTTCACGTTATCAAGCTCACTCTGACTGACAAATCCCTGCCTATTACTGTGATTAAAAATAACATATGAAACATTGTTTTTCATGAGGTCTACCTGTGCaccttattttattttatctttatttaaccaggaaggctagttgagaacaagttctcatttacaactgcgacatggccaagataaagcaaagcagtgcgacacaaacaacaacacagagttacacatggagtaaaacaaacatacagtcattaATATAGTAGAACaaaagtctatattcagtgtgtgcaaatgatgtaggataagggaggtaaggcaataaataggccatggtggcaaaataattacaatatagcaattaaatactggagtgatagatgtgcagaagatgagtgtgcaagtagagatactggggtgcaaaggagcaagataaaataaaataaataacagtatggggatgaggtagttggatgggctatttacagatgggctatgtacaggtgcagtgatctatgaGTTGCTCTGACAGCAGGTGCTTaaaactagtgagggagatatgtctccagcttcagtgatttttgcagttcgttccagtcattggcagcagagaactggaaggaaaggcggccgaaggaggaattgtctTTGGGggcgaccagtgaaatatacctgctggagcgcgtgctacgggtgggtgctgctatggtgaccagtgagctgagataaggcggggctttacctagcaaagacttagatgacctagagccagtgggtttggcgacgagtatgaagcgagggccagccaacgagagcacacaggtcgcagtgtgtcacgtcctgaccagcagagggagtaattgtattagttttggtcagggcgtggcagaggatttgtgttgtgtatgtatttctatgttctgtctagtttagtttttctatgtttaggattgggtgttggactctcaattggaggcaggtgtttctagttgcctctgattgagagtcctatatagaggtgtgtgtttggtttggttattttgtgggtagttgattttgcactgctgtatgtaagtacctagcctgtaaaactgtcggtctgtcgttctcttttgtttattgttttttcgtgttcacgtGTATTGAATAAATTatcatgatgagcacgcaacccgctgcgccttggtcttctctccagtacgacaaccgttacacagtggtgggtagtatatggggctttggtgacaaaacagatggcgctatgatagactgcatccagcttgctgAGTAatgttggaggttattttgtaaatgacatcgctgaagtcaaggatcggtaggatggtcagttttacgagggtatgtttggcagcatgagtgaaggctgctttgttgcaaaataggaagccggttctagatttaattttggattggagatgcttaatgtgagtctggaaggagagtttacagtctaaccagacacctaggtatttgtagttgttcacatattctaagtcagaaccgtccagagtagtgatgctggacgggcaggcgctgctatcggttgaagagcacgcatttagttttacttgcatttaagagcagttggaggccacggaaggagagttgtatggcattgaagcttgtctggaggttagttaacacagtgtccaaagaggggccagaagtatacagaatggtgtcatctgcgtataggtggatcagagaatcaccagcagcaagagcgacatcattgatgtatacagagaaaagagtcagcccaagaatttaaccctgtggcacccccatagagaccgccagaggcccggacaacaggccctccgatttgacccactgaactctgtctgagaagtagttggtgaaccaggtgaggcagtcatttgagaaaccaaggctgtggagtctgccgataagaatatggtgattgacagagtcgaaagccttggccaggtcgatgaatacagctgcacagtattgcctcttatcgatggaggttaagatatcgtttaggaccttgagcgtggctgaggtgcacccatgaccagctcggaaaccagattgcatagcggagaaggtacggtgggattcgaaatggtcgatgatctgtttgttaacttggttttcgaagaccttagaaaggcagggtaggatggatataggtctgtaacagtttgggtctagagtgtctccccctttgaaaagggggatgaccgcggcagctttccaatctttggggatctcagacggtacgaaagagaggttaaacaggctaGTAGTAGGAGTTGCAagaatttcggcagataattttagaaagagaggttccagattgtctagcccggctgatttgtggggctccagattttgcagctctttcagaacatcagctatctggatttgggtgaaggagaaatggtggaggcttgggcaagttgctgtgcggtgtggccagccgtagaaaaatgctcattgaaattctcaattatcacgGATTTATcgttggtgacagtgtttcctatcctctgtgcagtgggcagctgcaaggaggtgttcttattctccatggactttacagtgtcccagaactttttggagtttgtgctacaggatgcaaatttctgtttgaaaaagctagcctttcctttcctaactgcctgtgtatattggttcctaacttcactGAAAAGCtgcatattgcgggggctattcgatgctaatgcagtacaccacaggatgtttttgtgctggtcaagggcagtcaggtctggagtgaaccaagggctatatctgttcctgggtctaacggaatgaggtcaatatccttccaggatacccgggccaggtcgattagaaaggcctggtCGCTgaggtgttttagggagcgtttgacagtgatgaggggtggtcgtttgaccgcagaccaaTTATGGACGCAggaaatgaggcagtgatcgctgagatcctggttgaagacagcagagatgtatttggaggacaggttggttaggatgatatctatgagggtgcccgtgtttacggatttggggttgtacctggtaggttcattgataatttgtgtgagattgagggcatcaagattagattgtaggatggccggggtgttaagcatgtcccagtttaggtcacctaacagtactaGCTCTGaaaatagatggggggcaatcaattcacatattgtgtccagggcacagctgagcttagaaggtggtctatagcaaacggcaacggtgagagacttgtttctggaaaggtggatttttaaaagtagaagctttaAAAGTAGAAGCCTTCCTTTAAGCACCTCTGTTCGAACACCTCTCCTGTCCTTGATCCATACCACATACAGCCATTTCCAGATCTTTTCAGTGTCCATGTGAAAGATAGTTATTGTGAGGCTGGAACATTTGTtaacttcaacaacaaaaaataacaccCATGTAAAATGAAGGCCTGCAAATCTTACAGATGTAAGTCTAATAGCATGAGATGAAAGTAGACAAACATCAGTGTGCGATATGAAGgtatagtcagtggacattctgaaccttgtttgaagtcagtaggtcacatgaccaaggagctattgaaatgtaaAATTTTGAAAGATTCATGTAAAATCATGtgacctgactggctgactgtaccATTCCCTCCTCCCCCTGTAGCTCCCCCCAAGGTGCAGGTGTACAGCCGTAACCCAGGGGAACATGGGAAGGACAACACCCTGATCTGTCACGTGAGTGGCTTCCACCCCCCTGACATCAGCATCCAGCTCCTGAAGAATGGTGTGGAGATCCCAGACGCCAAGCAGACAGACCTGGCCTTCGAACAGGGATGGCAGTTCCACCTCACCAAGAGTGTTGGATTCACACCAGACAGCGGAGAGGAGTACACCTGCAGAGTCCGCCACCTGAAGAATCTGAAGAcctacacctggggtgagttactagtatagttagtagttagaggagtacacctggggtgagttactagtatagttagtagttagaggagtacacctggggtgagttactagtatagttagtagttagtagcagttagtagttagaggagtacacctggggtgagttactagtatagttagtagttagaggagtacacctggggtgagttactagtatagttagtagttagaggagtacacctggggtgagttactagtatagttagtagttagtagcagttagtagttagaggagtacacctggggtgagttactagtatagttagtagttagaggagtacacctggggtgagttactagtatagttagtagttagtagcaGTTAGTAGTTAGGAGTACACCTGTAGAGCCCGCCACCTGAAGAACCTTGAGATCAAACCCGGTGTGAGTTAGTTCCCCCTCCTAAATGAAATCTGGCTCCTGTGTTTATGTGTGACCATCATCACCTGCAGACAGCCAACTGTTTAGGTGATGAGCAGCTTGACCCTGTCCTTCTATTCTATGGAGCTATTTAGGTGATGAGCAGCTTGACCCTGTCCTTCTATTCTATGGAGCTATTTAGGTGATGAGCAGCTTGACCCTGTCCTTCTATTCTATGGAGCTATTTAGGTGATGAGCAGCTTGACCCTGTCCTTCTATTCTATGGAGCTATTTAGTtgatgagcagcttgaccgtGTCCTTCTATTCTATGGAGCTATTTAGGTGATGAGCAGCTTGACCCTGTCCTTCTATTCTATGGAGCTATTTAGGTGATGAGCAGCTTGACCCTGTCCTTCTATTCTATGGAGCTATTTAGTTGATGAGCAGCTTGACCCTGTCCTTCTATTCTATGGAGCTATTTAGGTGATGAGCAGCTTGACCCTGTCCTTCTATTCTATGGAGCTATTTAGGTGATGAGCAGCTTGACCCTGTCCTTCTATTCTATGGGGCTATTTAGGTGATGAGCAGCTTGACCCTGTCCTTCTATTCTATGGAGCTATTTAGGTGATGAGCAGCTTGACCCTGTCCTTCTATTCTATGGAGCTATTTAGGTGATGAGCAGCTTGACCCTGTCCTTCTATTCTATGGGGCTATTTAGGTGATGAGCAGCTTGACCCTGTCCTTCTATTCTATGGAGCTATTTAGGTGATGAGCAGCTTGACCCTGTCCTTCTATTCTATGGAGCTATTTAGGTGATGAGCAGCTTGACCCTGTCCTTCTATTCTATGGAGCTATTTAGGTGATGAGCAGCTTGACCCTGTCCTTCTATTCTATGGGGCTATTTAGGTGATGAGCAGCTTGACCCTGTCCTTCTATTCTATGGAGCTATTTAGGTGATGAGCAGCTTGACCCTGTCCTTCTATTCTATGGAGCTATTTAGTTGATGAGCAGCTTGACCCTGTCCTTCTATTCTATGGGGCTATTTAGGTGATGAGCAGCTTGACCCTGTCCTTCTATTCTATGGAGCTATTTAGGTGATGAGCAGCTTGACCCTGTCCTTCTATTCTATGGAGCTATTTAGGTGATGAGCAGCTTGACTCTGTCCTTCTTTATGTTTATTTGATTGTCGGGTTAAAATACTAAATCCCATTTTACTGGCATAAACCATGGTAGGATTGTAGTTAGTGGGGAGTCTGAATGTAAAAACAATAACAATGCTTTCTGTGTTTTTGTCTCCAGAGTCAAATATGTAAGGATCTGGAGCAGGACTTAATGGTAGGTATTCAGccaaatttatttatatttatttataataataatatatgccattttgcagatgtttttatccaaagtgacttacagtcatgcgtgaatatacacaaccgttcaaaagtttggggtcacttagaaatgtccttgtttttaaagaaaagctatttttttgtccattaaaataacatcaaattgatcagaaatacagtgtatacattgttaatgttgtagctggaaacagctgacttaaaaaaaaaattgaatatctacataggcgtacagaggtccattatcagcaaccatcactcctgtgttccaatggcatgttgtgttagctaatccaagtttataattttaaaaggctaattgatcattagaaaacccttttgcaattattttagcacagctgaaaactgttgttctgattaaagaagcaataaaactggcctgtagactatttgagtatctggagcatctgcatttgtgggttcgattacaggctcaaaatgtccagaaacaaataactttcttctgaaactcgtcagtctattcttgttctgagaaatgaaggctattccatgcgagaaattgccaagaaactgaagatctcgtacaacactgtgtactactcccttcacggaACAGCGCAATCTGGCtcgaaccagaatagaaagaggagtgggaggccccagtgcacaactgagcaagaggacaagtacattagagtgtctagtttgaggtgcttcaggaagcatggggtgaaatcttttcagattacctcaacaaattgacaactataatgccaaaggtctgcaaggctgtaaaaagcaaagtttgaaggacacaattattatttcaattaaaaatcattatttaaaaccttgccaacgtcttgactatatttccaatTCATTTTTTCAATTAATTTCATgtctgttttcatggaaaacaaggacatttcaagtGACcccaacttttgaacggtagtgtttgTTGAAACTGTATCTAATTAGATTAACTGTAACTAGATTAAATCATAACTAAAACTCATACCTTTACCCATCTTTCTTAACAGGGGGGCGTTCCATCTGTGGCCAGCCCTACACTAGAGCTGAGATGACTGTAATTTCCCCTCTCAACATGGGCTTTCGTTTTCATTTTTGATAACACTTTGTGCCAAGGTGCCAGTTTCAAGGGTTTTGAGTTTTAGAGAATCATTACTAAACACTTAAATGATTAAAGTTGTGTAGGTGACCTCTTCTAGAAAAGCTGCCAGTATTTCTGGCTGAGAATCGCATTCTCTTCTTTAAAAACAATAATTAATGATTGATCAAGTattttcattgtattttttttagaTGTGTGGGGACTCCTTGTAGTCCTTTAATATCCTTGAAGTTGGTACCATTAAGTGTGAGCACAACATTTTTACATAATTTTAAACACCTATGTTAATGTGGTTTTAGTTACAAGcacaaattgtcaacaatgtcaAATCTGATATttgattaaaaatatatttaaaagccCAAATAATTTGCAGAACATCCGTTGTTGTATTTGCGTGACTTGTAAATATAAATGTCCTTTTTGCTTTGGAGTAATTTTTTCATCAACACCATGAAATCAAATCTTATGTCTATCCTTCAATGTTTGTGTAAATTACCAGTTATCAACAGTCTAATaaaaggggatttttttttttaaaggaatattGTTGATAATTAAGAACTGTATTTTTATGATGGTTTTCTTTAAAAAGCAGCGTCTGTTTTTCAATCTTTGAGTGATACTGAACCAGGGTCAGTCCCCAGGGGACTGGAGTTGCCTATCCCTGGTCTACAGTGTTGAAAGAATTTTTATTTTAGGAACGCCCATCTATGTATGTCCATACCGTTTGTAAAACACAAATTTAAGAAAAGATGGCCGTTCTGGACAAGACCAAAAGAAAGACGTTAGTGCGTTcttactggggtgtagcctaccatgtcctgcaatggaattttatgaatgcTCACCGTTTGTAAAACAGTTTGTTGCATTGGATGTATTGGTCCCAATTCCTGTTGACAAATCAATTtggatacaaacttgaaaccactgacCATGACATTTTAAACTACTGGACAGCCGTTGTGAGTAGCCTGGTTTTCCATTTTACTatgacctgtcctgtttttagaatatgtttgttaacatgtcagcacatttttttattttttgattgAGCGTGATATAGGTCAGGCTATTTGATCagagaaacctgcatgatgtaaaaCGTTTTCGGCTCATTGCATTGTCATACATTTTTATCTCCActccagcctgtaggctacagaaaaggccacatactctttctaccaGATGCTATATCTGATGGAATGTGGAGCGCCGTAGCACTGcatctctccaacagcaccctggagaggcaTGCTGGGAATGGACTAGATAAATATTTGGAGTCCCTGCCTTTGACTAAGTGGGCACTTCTTATCACAGGGCGGCATCAGCGCTCACCTAAAAATAAAcatatgccactggttgagagaagttgtcattgttgttggtggtgcgtcttggtcagtttaCCTCAGACAATGTTTACCTCTCATCAATCTGCCGCCATAGacctcatcctgcctaatgagagggCCAGCCTTGctctcacctcatcctgcctaatgagaggcactggtctcacctcatcctgcctaatgagaggcactggtctcacctcatcctgcctaatgagaggaccagccctggtctcacctcatcctgcctaatgagaggaCCAGCCCTGGTCTCATCTCATCCTGCCCAATGAGAGAgtccctggtctcacctcatcctgcctaatgCGAGGACCAaccctggtctcacctcatcctgcctaatgagaggaCCGGCCCTGatctcacctcatcctgcctaatgagaggaccagccctggtctcacctcatcctgcctaatgagaggaccgtccctggtctcacctcatcctgcctaatgagaggccctggtctcacctcatcctgcctaatgagaggaccagccctggtctcacctcatcctgcctaatgagaggaccgtccctggtctcacctcatcctgcctaatgcgaggccctggtctcacctcatccaGCCTAATGAGAGGACCgtccctggtctcacctcatcctgcctaatgagaggaccagccctggtctcacctcatcctgcccaatgagaggaccagccctggtctcacctcatcctgcccaatgagaggaccagccctggtctcacctcatcctgcctaatgagaggaccagccctggtctcacctcatcctgcctaatgagaggaccagccctggtctcacctcatcctgcctaatgagaggaccagccctggtctcacctcatcctgcctaatgagaggaccgtccctggtctcacctcatcctgcccaatgagaggaccagccctggtctcacctcatcctgcctaatgagaggaccagccctggtctcacctcatcctgcctaatgagaggaccagccctggtctcacctcatcctgcctaatgagaggaCCAGCCCTGGTCTCATCTCATCCTGCCCAATGAGAGGAccagccctggtctcacctcatccagcctaatgagaggaccagccctggtctcacctcatcctgcccaatgagaggaccagccctggtctcacctcatcctgcctaatgagaggaccggccctggtctcacctcatcctgcctaatgagaggaccgtccctggtctcacctcatcctgcccaATGAGAggccctggtctcacctcatccaGCCTAATGAGAGGACCgtccctggtctcacctcatcctgcctaatgagaggcactggtctcacctcatcctgcctaatgagaggccctggtctcacctcatcctgcctaatgagaggaccagccctggtctcacctcatcctgcccaatgagaggaccagccctggtctcacctcatcctgcctaatgagaggaCCGGCCCTGAtctcacctcatcctgcccaATGAGAggccctggtctcacctcatcctgcctaatgagaggaccagccctggtctcacctcatcctgcccaatgagaggaccagccctggtctcacctcatcctgcctaatgagaggaccgtccctggtctcacctcatcctgcccaATGAGAGGACCgtccctggtctcacctcatcctgcccaATGAGAggccctggtctcacctcatcctgcctaatgagagggCCTTGCACAGAACACTGTTCTGTTGAGTTTTATAAAAAACAAAATTGTAAACTATTGACATGACTTACTTAGTCCTTTTGGTTCTTATGTGGAACTTCGGGCTTCCAGGGAGACAGAGCCACTGCTGCTGCTCTTCTGCCTTTTGGGGAGGGGTTTCTACGACAGGACATTAATTGGCCTCTATTTGACTAAAGATTTTTTAAAGGAATCAAAAATCCTTGTGAACAAAAATGCACATGATTGATATCTCTTGATGAAATATCTCTAAAGATCTCAGTCATTGTCAACGGTCATTTTTTGAGAAGTTATATTTCTACTTTATTATCAATGAGTAAATCAGTAAAATACTTGTAATAAGCTAGTCAAATTGCCAAGGCAGGAAGGCAATGAATGCAGAGCAGTAATctacagcagtggtcaccaacattTTTCTGAGCCCAGATCACATTCTTGAGTCAAAACGCAAGCCGATGATCTACCGCTGAGATTTCTTTtataaacatgacttaaaaaacataAGCCTATTGTCGTAGGGAATTTTCTATcctaatgataataattaacaatcaataagctttgactaatccccaaggtttgtaagacaatgggttaataataattagtcaAAGACTCAGCATCTGCATaaggttcgtacagtttattcagagaacgttctgaagaaCATTACACAAAGAGCTTCATTTTATGCCCCCTCTCGCTTacgcacacacctacacacaaacagtagatatcctacacacatacatacacacaaacagtaggtgaaatGTATCCCTCCCCGGACTTCTCACCACTGTTACTCACTACCCAGCGCTGTCTGTTCCTTTCCCCAGAGATTAGGGGGACCTTGAAGGTTACTCCCGGTTTTCTCCAAAGTCTCTCCAGGTTAGGTCAACCACATGTCTACAGTTCTCTTAGCTaatacacacatttctctccctctccggtctctactagaccttatgggacttacgttcagtactttaattattcattacacatgctacataactactaattactAATCAGTTACGTTTCAGGTATGGATTCTTTATTAATTTACCTTTATTATATAATTTCCTTATcacctatgcaacattaaccaattaaaaacagttgtGTAGCAATgcggtttgtgcagtaggctgtAGGCCCAATaaattatcactgcatattgggcTACGCttcaattgccctgccaatgttgttcttctcagaccattttagaaattatatttcaacatgtcagctacagtatatgttcacactggtaatagattaTTTGTTATATTGCttcttgtgaggcacagctgagtgaggaTAATAAttagcgttttttttttttactggacttGGCCtggatctgatggtcagtctgaggggagggagagagcagtggtGAGGCTGCCTGTCACCCGACTCACCGTCCCTCCTATCTCCCACCCTCCACTGAAAAGAAGCCCCAACAGTGTCCAGCTGTGACATCATCTCTCAGAACAGTGCATCTCTCAGGGTTtctatgctgccacctactgtgacATCATCTCTCAGAACAGTGCATCTCTCAGGGTTtctatgctgccacctactgtgacATCATCTCTCAGAACAGTGCATCTCTCAGGGTTtctatgctgccacctactgtgacATCATCTCTCAGAACAGTGCATCTCTCAGGGTTTCTACGCTGCCACCTACTGTGACATCATCTCTCAGAACAGTGCATCTCTCAGGGTTTCTACGCTGCCACCTACTGTGACATCATCTCTCAGAACAGTGCATCTCTCAGGGTTtctatgctgccacctactgtgacATCATCTCTCAGAACAGTGCATCTCTCAGGGTTTCTACGCTGCCACCTACTGTGACATCATCTCTCAGAACAGTGCATCTCTCAGGGTTTCTACGCTGCCACCTACTGTGACATCATCTCTCAGAACAGTGCATCTCTCAGGGTTTCTACGCTGCCACCTACTGTGACATCATCTCTCAGAACAGTGCATCTCTCAGGGTTTCTACGCTGCCACCTACTGTGACATCATCtctaataattacaatttagcattaacactggagtgatagacgtgcagatgatgatgtgcaagtagagatactggggtgcaaaagagcaagaggataaataataaataacaaataataatatttttgtgaCCTTttaccccagcacaaggtgcacctgtgcaattATCATactgttttatcagcttcttgatatgccacacctatcaggtggatagattatcttggcaaaggagaaatgctcatcaatagggatgtaaacaaatgtgtgtacATCAATTGAGAGCAGTAAGCTTTTGTGCCCATGgataatttctgggatcttttatttcaactcatgaaacatgggaccaacactacatattgcttttatatttttgttcaccatACTTTATTATGGCTATACTGTACCTAGCCTTTCACCATACTTTATTATGGCTATACTGTACATGACCTACCTAGCCTTTCACCATACTTTATTATGGCTATGCTGTACGTGACCTACCTAGCCTTTCACCATACTTTATTATGACTATACTGTACCTAGCCTTTCACCATACTTTATTATGGCTATACTGTACATGACCTACCTAGCCTTTCACCATACTTTATTATGACTATACTGCCCCTAGCCTTTCACCATACTTTATTATGGCTATACTGTACATGACCTACCTAGCCTTTCACCATACTTTATTATGACTATACTGTACCTAGCCTTTCACCATACTTTATTATGACTATACTGTACATGACCTACCTAGCCTTTCACCATACTTTATTATGGCTATACTGTACATGACCTACCTAGCCTTTCACCATACTTTATTATGACTATACTGTACCTAGCCTTTCACCATACTTTATTATGGCTATACTGTACATGACCTACCTAGCCTTTCACCATACTTTATTATGACTATACTGTACCTAGCCTTTCACCATACTTTATTATGGCTATACTGTACATGACCTACCTAGCCTTTCACCATACTTTATTATGGCTATACTGTACCTAGCCTTTCACCATACTTTATTATGGCTATACTGTACATGACCTACCTAGCCTTTCACCATACTTTATTATGGCTATACTGCCCCTAGCCTTTCACCATACTTTATTATGGCTATACTGTACATGACCTACCTAGCCTTTCACCATACTTTATTATGGCTATACTGTACCTAGCCTTTCACCATACTTTATTATGGCTATACTGTACATGACCTACCTAGCCTTTAACCATACTTTATTATGACTATACTGCCCCTAGCCTTTCACCATACTTTATTATGGCTATACTGTACATGACCTACCTAGCCTTTCACCATACTTTATTATGACTATACTGCCCCTAGCCTTTCACCATACTTTATTATGGCTATACTGTACCTAGCCTTTCACCATACTTTATTATGGCTATACTGCCCCTAGCCTTTCACCATACTTTATTATGGCTATACTGTACGTGGCCTTTCTAGCCTTTATTATGACTATGCTCTACGTGACCTAACTAGCCTTTCACCATATTTTATTATGACTATACTGTACATGACCTTGCCTTTCAACATACTTTATCTCAATGTATTATGTGTGCAACATTGTAACTAATAAAATG harbors:
- the LOC100329141 gene encoding beta-2-microglobulin precursor, giving the protein MKTVLSVIAFCVFLGFINAKESPPKVQVYSRNPGEHGKDNTLICHVSGFHPPDISIQLLKNGVEIPDAKQTDLAFEQGWQFHLTKSVGFTPDSGEEYTCRVRHLKNLKTYTWESNM